A portion of the Pedobacter cryoconitis genome contains these proteins:
- the hpf gene encoding ribosome hibernation-promoting factor, HPF/YfiA family, with amino-acid sequence MKITVQSIHFNADHKLLDFIQKKVDKLEQFHDQIISGEVYLKLENVDDEANKISEIKLMVPGGILFAKEQCKSFEEATDLSIESLKKQITKHKEKNRIKVSEFKAVLNADEVSDY; translated from the coding sequence ATGAAAATTACAGTTCAATCAATCCATTTCAATGCAGATCACAAATTATTAGACTTTATTCAAAAGAAAGTTGACAAGCTGGAACAGTTCCACGACCAGATCATAAGTGGGGAAGTTTATTTAAAATTGGAGAATGTAGACGATGAGGCTAACAAAATAAGTGAGATCAAACTGATGGTTCCTGGTGGAATTTTATTCGCAAAGGAGCAATGCAAGTCTTTCGAAGAAGCGACAGATTTGTCAATTGAGTCGTTAAAAAAGCAAATAACAAAACATAAAGAAAAAAACAGAATAAAAGTTTCTGAGTTTAAGGCCGTATTAAATGCCGATGAAGTGTCTGATTATTAG
- a CDS encoding acyl-CoA dehydrogenase family protein yields the protein MQETLAQNTGFNFSTSENQLMIRSMVKDFTEKNIRPHVMEWDEAQTFPVEVFKKLGELGMMGVLVPEIYGGSGFGYQEYVDVIVEVAKVCGSIGLSLAAHNSLCTGHILAFGTEEQKMMWLPKLATAEWIGAWGLTEANTGSDALRMMTTATLDGDHYVLNGAKNWITHGKSGDIAVVMVRTGEKGDSKGISAIVVERGTPGFSAGKKENKLGMRASETTEMIFDNCRVPVANLLGNVGEGFKQAMKVLDGGRISIAALSLGIAKGAYEAALAYAQERHQFGQPISSFQAISFKLADMATEIEAAELLIRQSADLKNRGQKMTKESAMAKYFASEVAVRAATEAVQIFGGYGYTKDFPVEKFYRDSKLCTIGEGTSEIQKIVIAREILNK from the coding sequence ATGCAAGAAACGTTAGCACAAAATACAGGGTTCAATTTTAGTACTTCAGAGAATCAGTTGATGATCAGAAGCATGGTTAAAGATTTCACGGAAAAGAATATCCGTCCTCATGTAATGGAATGGGACGAAGCACAGACTTTTCCTGTTGAGGTTTTCAAGAAATTGGGTGAGCTGGGAATGATGGGTGTACTCGTGCCTGAAATTTACGGTGGATCAGGATTCGGTTACCAGGAATATGTAGACGTAATTGTCGAAGTAGCCAAGGTTTGCGGATCTATAGGTTTATCGCTTGCTGCACACAATTCTTTATGTACAGGTCATATCCTTGCATTTGGAACGGAAGAACAAAAAATGATGTGGCTGCCTAAACTGGCAACCGCCGAATGGATTGGTGCATGGGGATTAACAGAAGCGAATACCGGATCTGATGCACTGAGAATGATGACTACTGCCACATTGGATGGTGATCATTATGTGTTGAATGGCGCGAAAAACTGGATTACCCATGGTAAATCAGGCGATATCGCTGTAGTGATGGTAAGAACAGGTGAAAAAGGGGATTCTAAAGGTATTTCTGCGATTGTGGTAGAACGCGGAACTCCGGGCTTTTCAGCTGGTAAAAAAGAAAATAAGTTAGGGATGCGTGCATCTGAGACTACAGAAATGATATTTGATAACTGCCGTGTACCAGTAGCTAATTTATTGGGCAATGTAGGTGAAGGCTTTAAACAGGCTATGAAAGTGCTGGATGGTGGAAGAATTTCTATTGCTGCATTGTCATTGGGTATTGCTAAAGGTGCTTATGAAGCAGCATTGGCCTATGCTCAGGAAAGACACCAGTTCGGACAGCCAATTTCAAGTTTCCAGGCCATCAGTTTTAAACTGGCTGATATGGCTACTGAGATTGAAGCAGCTGAATTGTTAATCAGACAATCTGCCGATTTAAAGAACCGTGGTCAGAAAATGACTAAAGAGTCTGCTATGGCAAAATACTTTGCCTCAGAGGTTGCTGTAAGGGCTGCTACTGAAGCTGTACAGATCTTTGGTGGTTATGGGTATACGAAAGACTTCCCGGTAGAGAAGTTTTACCGTGACAGCAAGTTATGTACAATCGGGGAGGGGACTTCGGAGATCCAGAAAATTGTAATTGCGAGAGAAATCTTAAATAAATAA
- the rplJ gene encoding 50S ribosomal protein L10: MNREEKHEVVSALQEKMQDFGNFYIADTSSLSVEKINNIRRKCFESGIEMQVAKNTLIRKAIEGLEGDNSSIFEALKGQSAILFSRTGNGPAKLIKALRKGSDKPQLKAAFIDTAIYVGDNHLDALVSLKSREELIGDIIGLLQSPAKNVISALKSSGGKIAGIVKTLQEREG; encoded by the coding sequence ATGAACAGAGAAGAAAAACACGAAGTAGTTTCGGCTCTTCAAGAGAAGATGCAGGACTTTGGCAATTTTTATATTGCTGATACATCAAGCTTATCTGTTGAGAAAATTAACAACATCCGTCGCAAATGTTTCGAAAGCGGTATTGAAATGCAGGTTGCTAAAAATACTTTGATCAGAAAAGCGATCGAAGGACTAGAAGGCGACAATTCAAGTATTTTTGAAGCATTAAAAGGCCAGTCAGCAATATTATTCTCAAGAACAGGTAATGGTCCGGCTAAGCTGATCAAAGCCTTGAGAAAAGGATCTGACAAACCACAGTTGAAAGCTGCGTTTATTGACACAGCAATCTATGTTGGAGATAATCATTTAGATGCATTAGTAAGCTTGAAATCAAGAGAAGAGCTTATTGGAGACATCATTGGCTTGCTACAATCGCCAGCTAAAAATGTTATTTCAGCACTTAAATCTAGTGGTGGTAAAATCGCAGGAATTGTTAAAACTCTTCAGGAAAGAGAAGGTTAA
- the secE gene encoding preprotein translocase subunit SecE, whose amino-acid sequence MASIVQFIKESYEEMTQKVTWPTWGELQNSAVLVLVASFIIAVVIFAMDKGSTFVLDTFYKSLSN is encoded by the coding sequence ATGGCTAGCATAGTTCAATTTATTAAAGAATCGTATGAGGAAATGACCCAGAAGGTTACCTGGCCTACATGGGGAGAATTGCAAAATTCTGCAGTGCTGGTTTTGGTAGCTTCGTTTATTATTGCAGTGGTTATCTTTGCAATGGATAAGGGATCTACTTTTGTGCTAGATACTTTTTATAAATCACTTTCTAATTAA
- the rplA gene encoding 50S ribosomal protein L1 gives MAKLTKNQKKAHAKLESGKTYSLQDAAALVKEITTTKFDASVDIDIALGVDPRKANQMVRGIATLPHGTGKTVRVLVLCNPDKEDEAKAAGADFVGLDEYVAKIEGGWTDVDIIITTPACMAKVGKLGRVLGPRNLMPNPKSGTVTNEVGKAVTDVKGGKIDFKVDKSGIIHASVGKVSFPAEKIYENALEVLQVISKLKPSAAKGTYFKSIHVSSTMSPGIAIETKSVAGI, from the coding sequence GTGGCTAAATTAACAAAAAATCAAAAAAAGGCACATGCTAAACTAGAATCTGGTAAAACGTATTCTTTACAGGATGCGGCTGCTTTGGTAAAAGAAATCACGACTACTAAATTTGATGCTTCGGTTGATATCGACATCGCTTTAGGTGTTGATCCGCGTAAAGCGAATCAAATGGTCCGTGGTATCGCTACTTTACCACACGGTACAGGTAAAACTGTACGTGTATTAGTTCTTTGTAATCCTGATAAGGAAGACGAAGCTAAAGCGGCAGGTGCAGATTTCGTAGGTTTAGACGAATATGTTGCCAAGATTGAAGGTGGATGGACTGATGTTGACATTATTATCACTACTCCTGCTTGTATGGCTAAAGTAGGTAAACTGGGCCGCGTTTTAGGTCCACGTAACCTTATGCCAAACCCAAAATCAGGTACTGTAACTAACGAAGTTGGTAAAGCAGTAACTGACGTAAAAGGCGGTAAGATTGATTTTAAAGTTGACAAAAGTGGTATCATTCATGCTTCGGTAGGAAAAGTATCATTCCCAGCAGAAAAAATATATGAAAATGCATTAGAAGTTCTTCAAGTAATTTCTAAGCTTAAACCATCTGCTGCTAAAGGAACTTATTTTAAGAGCATTCATGTTTCTTCTACAATGAGTCCTGGAATCGCAATCGAAACAAAATCAGTAGCAGGGATCTAA
- the tuf gene encoding elongation factor Tu has translation MAKEKFDRSKPHLNIGTIGHVDHGKTTLTAAITKVLSDAGLSEARSFDSIDSAPEEKERGITINTAHVEYSTANRHYAHVDCPGHADYVKNMVTGAAQMDGAIIVVAATDGPMPQTREHILLARQVGVPSLVVFMNKVDMVDDPELLELVEMEVRELLSFYDFPGDDIPVIQGSALGGLNGDEKWVGKIMELMDAVDSYIPIPPRLTELPFLMPVEDVFSITGRGTVATGRIERGVINSGDPVEILGMGAENLKSTVTGVEMFRKILDYGEAGDNVGLLLRGIEKTDIRRGMVICKPGSVTPHTDFKAEIYVLSKAEGGRHTPFFNKYRPQFYFRTTDVTGEITLQEGTEMVMPGDNVTINVKLINAIAMEKGLRFAIREGGRTVGAGQVTEIVK, from the coding sequence ATGGCAAAAGAAAAGTTTGACCGCAGCAAGCCGCACTTAAACATCGGCACTATCGGTCACGTTGACCACGGTAAAACAACCTTAACAGCAGCTATCACTAAAGTGTTATCTGATGCTGGTTTATCTGAGGCGCGTTCATTTGATTCGATTGACTCTGCTCCAGAGGAAAAAGAAAGAGGTATCACTATTAACACTGCACACGTTGAGTATTCAACTGCTAACCGTCACTATGCTCACGTTGACTGTCCAGGTCACGCGGATTACGTGAAAAACATGGTTACAGGTGCGGCGCAAATGGATGGTGCTATTATCGTTGTAGCGGCTACAGATGGTCCTATGCCACAAACTCGTGAGCACATTCTATTGGCTCGTCAGGTAGGTGTACCTTCATTGGTGGTTTTCATGAACAAAGTGGATATGGTTGATGATCCTGAATTACTAGAATTAGTAGAGATGGAAGTTCGTGAATTATTATCTTTCTATGATTTCCCAGGTGATGATATCCCAGTTATTCAAGGTTCTGCTTTAGGTGGATTGAATGGCGATGAGAAATGGGTTGGTAAAATCATGGAATTAATGGATGCTGTAGATAGCTACATTCCAATCCCTCCACGTTTGACTGAACTTCCTTTCTTAATGCCTGTTGAAGATGTATTCTCGATCACTGGTCGTGGTACTGTTGCAACTGGTCGTATTGAGCGTGGTGTAATCAACTCTGGAGATCCTGTTGAGATCTTGGGTATGGGTGCAGAAAATCTTAAATCAACTGTAACAGGTGTTGAGATGTTCCGTAAGATCCTTGATTATGGTGAAGCAGGTGATAACGTAGGTTTATTGTTACGTGGTATTGAGAAAACTGATATCCGTCGTGGTATGGTTATCTGTAAACCAGGTTCTGTAACTCCTCACACAGATTTCAAAGCTGAGATCTATGTATTATCAAAAGCTGAAGGTGGACGTCACACTCCATTCTTTAACAAATACCGTCCGCAATTCTATTTCCGTACCACAGACGTTACTGGAGAGATCACTCTTCAAGAAGGAACTGAAATGGTTATGCCAGGTGATAACGTTACAATCAATGTTAAATTGATCAACGCAATCGCAATGGAAAAAGGACTTCGTTTCGCTATCCGTGAAGGTGGTAGAACAGTAGGTGCTGGTCAGGTAACTGAAATTGTAAAATAA
- the rplL gene encoding 50S ribosomal protein L7/L12 — protein sequence MADLKAFAEQLVNLTVKEVNELAQILKDEYGIEPAAAAVAVAGPAGDAAPAAEEKSTFDVILKEAGGAKLAVVKLVKDLTGLGLKEAKDLVDGAPKELKTGVSKDEAEALKKQLEEAGAVVEIK from the coding sequence ATGGCAGATTTAAAAGCGTTTGCTGAGCAATTAGTAAACTTAACAGTAAAAGAAGTTAACGAATTAGCTCAAATCCTTAAAGACGAGTATGGTATCGAACCAGCTGCTGCTGCAGTTGCTGTTGCAGGTCCTGCTGGTGATGCTGCTCCTGCAGCTGAAGAAAAATCTACTTTCGATGTTATCTTGAAAGAAGCTGGTGGTGCTAAATTAGCAGTTGTTAAGTTGGTTAAAGACTTAACTGGATTAGGTTTGAAAGAAGCTAAAGACTTAGTTGACGGTGCACCAAAAGAATTAAAAACTGGTGTTTCTAAAGACGAAGCTGAAGCTTTGAAAAAACAATTAGAAGAAGCTGGAGCTGTAGTTGAGATTAAGTAA
- a CDS encoding tyrosine-type recombinase/integrase, producing MSVESYLNYLQHEKRYSPHTVLAYRTDLVQFNEYIEQTYEMQPEEAKYVHIRDYIVHLMEDKVGSNSIGRKLSSLRGFYKYLYRQKIISTSPMSLIKAPKTPERLPVFIEEQKLDHLLDSGEFFDATFSSVRDKMVIEVLFGTGMRLAELLGLKETDIDFYQESVKVLGKRKKERIIPVTKQLINQLKEYIELKSLQKFNNKTDDLFVTNKGTAVYPVFIYKIVKSYLTYISTQDKKSPHVLRHSYATSLLNRGADLNAIKELLGHASLAATQVYTHNSIERLKSIYKQAHPKA from the coding sequence ATGTCAGTAGAATCCTACTTAAACTACCTTCAGCACGAGAAGCGCTATTCTCCACACACTGTACTCGCCTATAGAACGGACCTGGTACAGTTTAATGAATATATTGAACAAACTTATGAGATGCAGCCTGAAGAGGCTAAATATGTACATATAAGGGACTATATTGTTCACCTGATGGAAGATAAAGTTGGGTCCAACTCTATTGGCAGAAAATTATCAAGCTTGCGGGGGTTCTATAAATATCTTTATCGCCAGAAAATTATCTCCACCAGTCCAATGTCATTAATCAAAGCTCCTAAAACACCTGAGCGGTTGCCGGTGTTTATAGAGGAACAGAAGCTGGACCACCTGCTGGACTCAGGAGAGTTCTTTGACGCGACTTTTTCTTCTGTTCGTGATAAAATGGTCATTGAAGTGCTTTTCGGGACAGGGATGCGCTTAGCAGAGCTTTTAGGTTTGAAAGAAACAGACATTGATTTTTACCAGGAATCTGTCAAGGTTTTGGGGAAAAGAAAAAAAGAAAGAATTATTCCTGTGACCAAACAACTTATTAATCAGCTTAAAGAGTATATTGAGTTGAAATCGTTACAGAAATTTAATAACAAAACGGATGACTTGTTCGTTACTAATAAAGGAACAGCAGTTTACCCGGTCTTTATTTATAAGATTGTAAAAAGTTATTTGACATATATATCCACACAGGATAAAAAAAGTCCCCATGTATTACGGCACTCGTATGCAACAAGCCTGCTGAACAGGGGAGCAGATTTAAATGCGATCAAGGAATTACTTGGACATGCCAGCTTAGCGGCCACCCAGGTATACACGCATAATTCTATAGAAAGATTAAAATCAATATATAAACAGGCCCATCCAAAGGCATAA
- the rpoB gene encoding DNA-directed RNA polymerase subunit beta — protein sequence MANKVDQRVNFARSKHIIDYPDFLDVQLQSFREFFQIETTSDNRHTEGLFKVFAENFPITDSRNIFVLEFLDYFIDPPRYDIPECIDRGLTYSVPLKAKLKLSCNDAEHEDFETIIQDVYLGTIPYMTPKGTFVINGAERVIVSQLHRSPGVFFGQSRHTNGTKLYSARVIPFKGSWIEFATDVNNVMYAYIDRKKKFPVTTLLRAIGYDSDKDILELFDLADEVKVSKSGLKKYIGRKLAARVLRKWVEDFVDEDTGEVVSIDRNEVILDRDTVLEDEHIDMIIDAGVKTIILSKDDGASQADYTIIYNTLQKDTSNSEKEAVENIYRALRNAEPPDEETARGIIERLFFSDKRYDLGDVGRYRINRKLKMDTPDHVKVLTKADIIAIVKYLIKLINSKEEVDDIDHLSNRRVRTVGEQLYAQFGVGLARMARTIRERMNIRDNEVFTPTDLINARTLSSVINSFFGTNQLSQFMDQTNPLAEITHKRRLSALGPGGLSRERAGFEVRDVHYTHYGRLCTIETPEGPNIGLISSLCVHAKINTLGFIETPYKIVRDGIVAVDEDVIYLSAEDEDGKTIAQANAAYDDKGNFTTARVKARYEGDFPIIEPEKLDLMDVAPNQITSIAASLIPFLEHDDANRALMGSNMQRQAVPLLRPEAPIVGTGLEGRVARDSRTLINAEGDGVVEYVDANEITIKYVRNDADRLVSFEGDSKTYKLIKFKKTNQNTCINLKPIVKKGQKVVKGQVLCEGYATENGELALGRNLKVAFMPWQGYNFEDAIVISERIVREDIFTSLHIEEFELEVRDTKRGEEELTPDIPNVSEEATKDLDENGIIRIGAEVKEGDILIGKITPKGESDPSPEEKLLRAIFGDKAGDVKDASLKTPPSIRGVVIDTKLFSRAKKTTKAEEKAAIEKLDKRYNLATTNLKNELVDKLFQIVNGKTSQGIFNVYKELLFPKGAKFTQKSLADLEFAHINPYKWTTDDDKNDQIKILIHNYGIRVNEELGAYKRDKFAISVGDELPSGIVQMAKVYVAKKRKLKVGDKMAGRHGNKGIVARIVRDEDMPFLDDGTPVDIVLNPLGVPSRMNLGQIYETVLAWAGKELGVKFATPIFDGAKHDEVEAWIAKAGVPASGRTYLHNGLTGERFDQPTTVGIIYMLKLGHMVDDKMHARSIGPYSLITQQPLGGKAQFGGQRFGEMEVWALEAFGAANILQEILTVKSDDVIGRAKTYEAIVKGENLPTPGVPESFNVLVHELRGLGLDITLD from the coding sequence TTGGCAAATAAAGTCGACCAAAGAGTAAATTTTGCACGTAGTAAGCACATCATAGATTACCCGGATTTTCTAGATGTACAGTTGCAATCATTCAGAGAATTTTTCCAGATAGAAACTACTTCAGACAACCGTCACACAGAGGGCTTGTTTAAAGTATTTGCTGAAAACTTTCCAATCACTGATTCCAGAAATATTTTCGTTTTGGAATTCCTTGATTATTTTATTGACCCACCACGTTATGATATACCTGAGTGTATTGACCGTGGGTTAACTTATAGTGTTCCCTTAAAGGCAAAGTTGAAATTGTCTTGTAATGATGCGGAGCACGAAGATTTTGAAACTATCATTCAGGATGTATATCTGGGTACTATTCCATATATGACTCCTAAAGGTACATTCGTAATCAACGGTGCAGAGCGTGTAATTGTTTCTCAGTTACACAGGTCTCCAGGTGTGTTCTTCGGCCAGAGCCGTCACACTAACGGAACCAAGCTTTATTCTGCGCGTGTGATTCCTTTCAAAGGATCCTGGATCGAGTTTGCTACTGACGTAAATAACGTCATGTATGCTTATATCGACCGTAAGAAAAAATTCCCGGTTACCACACTTTTACGTGCAATTGGTTACGATTCTGATAAAGACATCCTTGAATTGTTTGACCTGGCTGATGAGGTTAAGGTTAGCAAATCTGGTTTGAAAAAATATATCGGACGTAAGCTTGCTGCGAGAGTTTTAAGAAAATGGGTTGAAGATTTTGTAGACGAAGATACTGGTGAAGTAGTTTCGATAGATCGTAACGAAGTGATCTTAGACAGGGATACTGTTTTAGAAGACGAGCATATTGATATGATCATTGACGCTGGCGTTAAAACTATTATCTTATCTAAAGATGATGGTGCTAGTCAGGCTGATTATACTATTATATATAATACATTACAAAAAGATACTTCAAACTCTGAAAAAGAGGCTGTTGAAAACATCTATCGTGCTTTGCGTAACGCAGAACCACCTGATGAGGAAACTGCAAGAGGTATCATTGAGCGTTTATTCTTCTCAGACAAACGTTATGACTTAGGAGATGTAGGTCGTTACCGCATCAACCGTAAGTTGAAGATGGATACTCCTGATCATGTTAAAGTATTAACAAAAGCAGATATTATTGCAATTGTTAAATACCTGATCAAATTAATCAACTCCAAAGAAGAGGTTGATGATATTGACCACTTGTCAAACCGTCGTGTACGTACAGTAGGTGAGCAGTTATATGCTCAGTTTGGTGTAGGTCTGGCGCGTATGGCGCGTACAATCCGTGAGCGGATGAACATTCGTGACAATGAGGTTTTCACACCAACAGACTTAATTAATGCCCGTACTTTATCGTCGGTTATTAACTCATTCTTTGGTACAAACCAGTTGTCACAGTTTATGGACCAGACAAATCCTCTTGCAGAGATTACGCACAAGCGTCGTCTTTCAGCATTAGGCCCAGGTGGGCTTTCCCGTGAAAGAGCTGGTTTCGAGGTGCGTGACGTTCACTATACCCACTACGGCAGGTTGTGTACGATTGAAACACCAGAGGGACCAAACATTGGTTTGATTTCATCTCTTTGTGTACATGCGAAGATCAATACATTAGGATTTATAGAAACGCCATACAAGATCGTAAGAGACGGTATCGTTGCTGTAGATGAAGATGTAATTTATCTTTCTGCAGAAGATGAAGATGGTAAAACTATCGCACAGGCAAACGCTGCTTATGATGATAAAGGTAATTTCACCACTGCACGTGTTAAAGCACGTTACGAGGGTGACTTCCCGATTATTGAGCCTGAGAAATTAGACTTAATGGACGTGGCACCTAATCAGATTACATCGATTGCTGCTTCATTGATTCCTTTCCTTGAGCATGATGATGCGAACAGGGCCCTGATGGGTTCCAACATGCAACGTCAGGCCGTACCATTGTTACGTCCTGAGGCTCCGATTGTTGGTACTGGTCTGGAAGGTCGTGTTGCACGTGACTCAAGAACATTGATCAATGCTGAAGGTGATGGTGTTGTTGAATATGTAGATGCTAACGAAATTACTATCAAATATGTAAGAAACGATGCAGATCGTTTAGTATCATTTGAAGGTGATAGCAAAACTTATAAATTAATTAAATTCAAGAAAACCAATCAGAATACTTGTATCAACTTAAAACCAATTGTTAAAAAAGGTCAGAAAGTTGTTAAAGGGCAGGTACTTTGTGAAGGTTATGCAACTGAAAATGGTGAACTTGCTTTAGGCAGGAACCTTAAAGTAGCGTTCATGCCTTGGCAGGGATATAACTTTGAGGATGCGATTGTAATCAGTGAACGTATTGTTCGTGAAGACATCTTTACTTCATTGCATATTGAAGAGTTTGAATTGGAAGTACGTGATACGAAACGTGGAGAAGAGGAATTAACACCAGATATCCCTAACGTTTCTGAAGAAGCTACTAAAGATTTAGATGAAAACGGTATCATTCGTATCGGTGCTGAGGTTAAAGAAGGCGATATCCTGATTGGTAAAATTACACCAAAAGGTGAGTCTGATCCTTCACCGGAAGAGAAATTATTACGCGCTATCTTTGGAGATAAAGCAGGTGATGTGAAAGATGCATCCCTGAAAACCCCTCCTTCGATCAGAGGTGTTGTAATTGATACTAAATTATTCTCAAGAGCTAAGAAAACTACTAAAGCTGAAGAAAAAGCAGCGATAGAGAAATTAGATAAGAGATATAATCTGGCTACAACCAATCTTAAAAATGAGTTGGTTGACAAATTGTTCCAGATTGTAAATGGTAAAACTTCTCAGGGTATTTTCAACGTTTACAAGGAATTATTATTCCCTAAAGGTGCTAAGTTCACTCAGAAAAGTTTAGCTGATCTTGAATTCGCTCACATTAATCCATACAAATGGACTACTGATGACGATAAAAATGATCAGATCAAAATTTTAATCCACAACTATGGTATCCGTGTAAATGAAGAACTGGGTGCATATAAACGTGATAAATTTGCCATCAGTGTTGGTGATGAATTGCCTTCAGGTATTGTGCAAATGGCTAAAGTTTATGTAGCTAAAAAACGTAAACTAAAAGTAGGGGATAAGATGGCTGGTCGTCACGGTAATAAGGGTATTGTTGCCCGTATCGTTCGTGATGAAGATATGCCGTTCCTTGATGATGGAACTCCTGTTGATATCGTGTTGAACCCACTGGGTGTACCTTCACGTATGAACCTTGGACAGATCTACGAAACTGTATTGGCATGGGCCGGTAAAGAATTGGGTGTGAAATTTGCAACTCCGATCTTTGATGGTGCCAAGCATGATGAAGTTGAAGCGTGGATCGCTAAAGCTGGTGTTCCTGCTTCAGGAAGAACCTATTTACATAATGGTTTAACAGGTGAGCGTTTCGACCAGCCAACTACAGTAGGTATTATCTACATGCTGAAATTGGGTCACATGGTTGATGATAAAATGCACGCCCGTTCAATCGGACCATATTCATTAATTACACAACAACCATTGGGTGGTAAAGCTCAATTCGGGGGTCAGCGTTTTGGTGAGATGGAGGTTTGGGCATTAGAAGCATTTGGTGCGGCTAATATTCTACAAGAGATCCTGACTGTGAAGTCTGATGATGTAATCGGTAGAGCCAAAACTTATGAAGCAATTGTAAAAGGCGAAAACCTGCCGACTCCAGGTGTACCGGAATCATTCAATGTACTGGTACATGAGCTGCGCGGATTAGGTTTAGATATTACGTTAGACTAA
- the rpsU gene encoding 30S ribosomal protein S21, whose translation MIIINIKDGESLDKALKRFKKKFEKTGVLRELRSRQAYEKKSVARRTLVKHAIYKENMHLEGKI comes from the coding sequence ATGATCATAATTAATATTAAAGACGGCGAATCACTTGATAAAGCCCTTAAACGTTTCAAAAAGAAATTTGAAAAAACTGGTGTATTGAGAGAACTACGTAGCCGTCAGGCATACGAGAAAAAATCTGTAGCTCGTCGTACATTAGTTAAGCACGCGATTTATAAAGAAAATATGCACTTAGAAGGAAAGATTTAA
- the rplK gene encoding 50S ribosomal protein L11 has product MAKEVSALVKLQIKGGAANPSPPVGPALGAKGVNIMEFCKQFNARTQDKPGKVLPVVITVYADKSFEFIIKTPPVAIQLKDATKLASGSAEPNRKKVGSVTWDQVKSIAEDKMTDLNAFTIESAMSMVAGTARSMGITVSGDAPWTN; this is encoded by the coding sequence ATGGCAAAAGAAGTCAGTGCGCTTGTTAAATTACAAATCAAAGGAGGAGCTGCAAATCCATCACCACCAGTAGGACCTGCATTAGGTGCTAAAGGTGTTAATATCATGGAATTTTGCAAGCAATTTAATGCTCGTACCCAAGATAAGCCTGGTAAAGTATTACCTGTTGTAATTACTGTTTATGCTGACAAGTCTTTCGAATTTATCATCAAAACCCCGCCGGTTGCTATCCAGTTAAAGGATGCTACTAAATTAGCGAGTGGTTCTGCTGAGCCCAACCGTAAGAAAGTTGGTTCGGTGACTTGGGATCAGGTTAAGTCAATTGCTGAAGATAAAATGACTGATTTAAATGCATTCACTATCGAGTCGGCAATGAGTATGGTTGCCGGTACAGCACGCAGTATGGGAATCACCGTTAGCGGCGATGCACCCTGGACAAATTAA
- the nusG gene encoding transcription termination/antitermination protein NusG: protein MNDQLKWYVVRAVSGKEKKVKQYIDSEISRLGFSHLVPQVLIPMEKYYQMKEGKKIAKERNFYPGYVLIEATLDGELEHIIKNVNSVIGFLGDKGGNPVPMRQAEVNRILGKVDEMSQQGETMNVAYYVGENVKVMDGPFNGFTGVIEEVNEEKKKLKVMVKIFGRKTPLELNYMQVEKE, encoded by the coding sequence ATGAACGATCAGCTAAAATGGTATGTAGTTAGGGCGGTAAGCGGAAAAGAGAAGAAGGTAAAACAATACATCGATTCAGAGATCAGTCGTTTAGGTTTTTCTCATCTCGTTCCGCAGGTATTAATCCCTATGGAAAAATACTACCAGATGAAAGAAGGAAAGAAGATTGCAAAAGAGCGCAACTTTTATCCTGGTTATGTTTTGATTGAAGCAACTTTGGACGGTGAGTTAGAGCACATTATCAAAAATGTGAACAGCGTAATCGGTTTCTTAGGGGATAAAGGTGGAAACCCGGTTCCAATGCGTCAGGCAGAAGTTAACCGTATCCTGGGTAAAGTAGATGAAATGAGTCAGCAGGGTGAGACTATGAATGTAGCTTATTATGTTGGTGAGAACGTTAAAGTAATGGACGGTCCTTTCAATGGCTTTACTGGTGTGATTGAAGAGGTTAACGAAGAAAAGAAAAAACTAAAAGTAATGGTTAAGATTTTCGGAAGAAAAACTCCACTGGAGCTTAACTATATGCAAGTAGAAAAAGAATAG